In Chthonomonadales bacterium, the genomic window CATCCAGGAGGTCCTCATGCAGTGCACACGCTTGCTCGTAGTGGCGGCGGCCGCGATGCTCGTAGGTAGCAGCGCACTGGCCGCGGGACCGAAGCACAAGGTTAAGCACCCCGCGCCGAAGCTGACGGCCGTCCGCGTCTGCCCGATCACGGGCGAGGCGGTCAAGGGCAAGGGTGGCGGCAACGAGGTTGTCGGCAAGTACCGGGTCTACTTCTGCTGTGCCGCCTGCAAGGCGCCCTTCGACAAGCTCTCCAAGGCGAACAAGCTCAAGAAGGTCCAGGTCGCGCTCAAGACCAAGAAGGCGGCCCACGCCGGGCATCACCCGTCGGCGGCGAAGTCCATGCACGCGGCGCAGGACGTCCAGGTGTGCCCGATCAGCGGCAAGCAGGTCGAGGGCGAGGGCGCGAGCGTCGAGACGGTCGGCCAGTACCGGGTGCACTTCTGCTGCCCCAACTGCCAGCCAGCGTTCGACAAGCTGACCGATCAGCAGAAGCAGGAGAAGATCGCCGCCGCGCTCAAGCGGTAGCGCCCGGCTGATCACGCCAGGGAGCCGCTGCGTCGCATCGACGAGGAGCGGGCCCCGCGGCCTGAGCAGGCCGCGGGGCGTGGCCCGGCCGTTTGCCCCGCCACCCGCATCGAGACCTGTACCGGCCATGAAGGTCCTCCTGCGCTACGAGAAGGGCGAACCCGCGCGCTGGATCGGCCACCTGGACCTGCAGCGTGCCTTCGCGCGGGCGCTCCGGCGCGCCGGGCTGCCGGTGTCCTTCTCCGAGGGGTTCAACCCGCGCCCTCGCCTGGCGTTCGCCTCGGCGCTTGGCGTCGGGGTCACAGGCTCCGGCGAGGCGGCCATGCTCACGCTGAGCGAGCCCGTGGGCCCCGACGACGTAGCCTGCCGCCTGAACGCGGTGCTCCCGCGCGGGCTGCGTGTGACCGGCGCCGAAGAGGTCGCCGTGGCGGACGCCCGCGCCGCTCTGAGCGCCTTCCGGGCGGCCTCCTACCGCGTGGAATGCGAGATCGGCGAGGGGGGGAGCGTGCAGTCCGTCGACGATGCGCTGCGGGCGCTGCTCGGCAGCACGGAGGCCCTGGTCACGCGCACGCGCGGCGGCCGCTCGTCGCCGATAGAGGCCCGTCGGCAGATCCGCAGGCTCGCTGTCGCGGCGGGGCCGTGCGCCTCGGCGAGAGTCGTCCTGGAGATGGAGTTGGGCATGGAGTCGGAGGGGAGTGTCCGCCCGGCGGAGGTCGTCGGCCTGTTGGCCCTCTCGGTGCCCGGCCTGCTGGCGCGCCGGATCCATCGGAACGCTCTGCTCGTGGACCCCGCTGGCTGAGCGGCGCGAGGTGGCCGCCTCGAACTGGACCGCGCCAGTACCTGCCGCCGCGCCATGAAGCCCACGTTGATAACTGCATAACGGAAAGGAGGTGAGGCGCAGTTGGCCAAGGAGATCATCATTAACGTCGGCGAGCGCGAGACGCGTACCGCCGTCACCGAGGATGGCAGACTGGTCGAGCTTCACATCGAGCGCGAGGAGCGCGTGGTCGGGAGCCTGTTCAAGGCCCGGGTCGATAACGTGCTGCCCGGCATGGACGCCGCCTTCGTCGACATCGGCCTCAGCCGCAACGCGTTTCTCTACGTGGGCGACGTGCTGCCGACGGTCGAAGCGGCCGGAAATGGCGCCGACGGCTCGACGGGCCACGACCTGACGCCGACGGAGGAGGATGAGGAGGACGAGGAAGACGACGGGGCGCCAGAGGAGGGCGACGAGGCCCCCACCGCGCCGGACGCCACTCCGGGCGCGCCCGTCAGCCGGCGGCAGCTTCGCCGGCCGCGGTCCATACGCCGCTCGGTTCTGCGCCAGCAGAAGATCGGCGAGGTGCTTAAGGTCGGCCAGGAGCTCCTTGTACAGGTCATAAAGGGTCCGCGCGGCACCAAGGGCGCCCGCGTCTCCACGCGCGTATCGCTTCCCGGCCGCTACCTGGTCCTCATGCCGGAAGCCGACAACATCGGTGTCTCTCGGAAGATCGAGGACGCCAA contains:
- a CDS encoding DUF2344 domain-containing protein — encoded protein: MKVLLRYEKGEPARWIGHLDLQRAFARALRRAGLPVSFSEGFNPRPRLAFASALGVGVTGSGEAAMLTLSEPVGPDDVACRLNAVLPRGLRVTGAEEVAVADARAALSAFRAASYRVECEIGEGGSVQSVDDALRALLGSTEALVTRTRGGRSSPIEARRQIRRLAVAAGPCASARVVLEMELGMESEGSVRPAEVVGLLALSVPGLLARRIHRNALLVDPAG